The following are from one region of the Rosistilla carotiformis genome:
- a CDS encoding DinB family protein, which produces MELEVKLFTMMRGVLTEMVDGISDADFQSLPAGGGNSPNWILGHLALCNEFGLMTMGLPVERAEQMMPIYGPGSQPTEVTDHLMGKADLVTFFNESADRFLTAVANATDEDLAALRSNPILKAHLPTVGDMLGHLLTTHFALHIGQLSAWRRSRGMGSVLKI; this is translated from the coding sequence ATGGAACTCGAGGTAAAGCTGTTCACCATGATGCGAGGCGTGTTGACCGAGATGGTCGATGGCATCTCCGACGCCGATTTTCAGAGCCTACCGGCCGGTGGTGGTAATTCGCCGAACTGGATCTTGGGGCACTTGGCCCTTTGCAACGAGTTTGGGCTGATGACGATGGGTCTTCCTGTCGAGCGAGCCGAACAAATGATGCCGATCTACGGTCCAGGGAGCCAACCGACCGAGGTGACCGACCATTTGATGGGCAAAGCCGATCTGGTCACCTTTTTTAATGAATCGGCTGATCGTTTCCTGACGGCAGTCGCCAATGCCACCGACGAAGATCTCGCCGCGCTGCGAAGCAACCCGATTTTGAAAGCTCACCTGCCGACCGTTGGTGACATGCTGGGCCATCTGTTGACGACCCACTTCGCACTGCACATCGGACAATTGAGCGCCTGGCGTCGCAGTCGGGGTATGGGCTCGGTTCTGAAGATCTGA
- a CDS encoding EutN/CcmL family microcompartment protein — protein sequence MFIARVTGSVVSTQKVASMTGHKLLIVEPYRLEPDQRKSLTTTGRTFIACDTLGAGEGDYVLIVQGSSARLTPETKHLPIDCVIIGIVDSVHIEKQNVYKRDE from the coding sequence ATGTTTATCGCACGAGTTACCGGTTCCGTCGTCAGCACGCAGAAGGTCGCTTCGATGACCGGACACAAGCTGTTGATCGTCGAACCCTATCGATTGGAACCCGACCAGCGGAAGTCGTTGACGACCACCGGACGGACCTTCATCGCCTGCGATACCTTGGGGGCGGGTGAAGGGGATTACGTGCTGATTGTCCAAGGCAGCAGCGCTCGATTGACTCCCGAAACGAAACACTTGCCGATCGATTGCGTGATCATCGGCATCGTCGATTCGGTCCACATTGAAAAGCAAAACGTCTACAAGCGAGACGAATAG
- a CDS encoding class I adenylate-forming enzyme family protein, with protein MHTKIEDYWSPAPLLELFDQYAGKFIDLDRDVQVDGDQLRSRRDQLVRLLQEASLRPGDRVVFSLGNGPGFVATLMAILEIGAAPLLTHVDTPPPELLRHAQACGARWIASEKWSAAQMSDVAVSACPIDADSWCEFTWSTVDESNKNFAGDFPGVGGVPLNMTSGTTGRPKLAMRHAEAAVAEARNYIDAMQIGANEQFFCTVPMSHGYGFGTCLAVPLLSGASVVSTRVFNPRLALRALSDHAITTFSAVPAMLDLLLAAAPAGYSHLPKRVFSAGAPLSERTSSHFMKRTGKVARPLYGTTETGGISLVGELDSPCLESCVGLPMRGMRAEIRRDPEAPEIDERFGRVYIHSDAAMVGYLTKTGVDTSALDDGWFNTGDIGYLDEQGSIHLVGRESDVINVFGMKVIPSEVEKVISEFPGISDVKVYAGKHRSGSEIVKAAVAGVDAEDVESLKKHCETQLAPYKVPGRIICLESLPRTGLGKIIKAELP; from the coding sequence ATGCATACTAAGATTGAAGATTATTGGAGTCCTGCACCTCTCCTGGAATTGTTTGACCAGTATGCCGGAAAGTTCATCGATCTTGACCGGGATGTCCAAGTCGATGGCGATCAGCTTCGTTCACGTCGCGATCAACTTGTTCGATTATTGCAAGAAGCATCACTGCGCCCCGGCGATCGCGTCGTCTTCAGTCTTGGAAACGGACCGGGATTCGTCGCCACGTTGATGGCGATTTTAGAAATCGGTGCTGCTCCGCTGTTGACCCATGTCGATACTCCGCCCCCCGAATTGTTGCGACACGCTCAAGCGTGCGGCGCTCGCTGGATCGCCAGTGAAAAGTGGTCTGCGGCGCAGATGAGCGACGTGGCTGTAAGTGCTTGTCCAATCGATGCCGACAGTTGGTGTGAATTCACATGGTCGACCGTTGACGAATCGAATAAGAACTTTGCGGGCGATTTTCCCGGCGTCGGCGGCGTGCCGCTAAACATGACTTCGGGAACAACGGGGCGGCCCAAGTTAGCGATGCGACACGCGGAGGCTGCCGTCGCCGAAGCGAGGAACTACATCGACGCGATGCAGATTGGGGCAAACGAACAATTCTTCTGCACCGTACCGATGAGTCACGGTTACGGTTTCGGAACCTGTTTGGCGGTTCCTCTACTGAGTGGGGCGAGTGTGGTTTCAACACGCGTGTTCAATCCACGCCTTGCCCTGAGGGCGTTGAGCGATCACGCGATCACGACATTTTCTGCGGTCCCGGCGATGTTAGATCTGTTGCTGGCGGCGGCCCCGGCGGGATACAGCCATCTGCCCAAGCGTGTCTTTTCCGCAGGCGCACCGTTGTCCGAGAGAACGTCTTCGCATTTCATGAAGCGAACCGGAAAGGTCGCCCGCCCGTTGTACGGTACGACGGAAACCGGAGGCATTTCTTTGGTGGGAGAACTGGACTCGCCGTGCTTGGAAAGTTGTGTGGGGCTGCCGATGCGAGGGATGCGGGCGGAGATTCGCCGCGATCCGGAAGCCCCCGAAATCGACGAACGCTTTGGCCGTGTTTACATCCACTCCGACGCGGCGATGGTCGGCTATCTAACAAAAACAGGCGTCGACACGTCGGCCCTCGACGATGGGTGGTTCAATACTGGAGATATCGGGTATCTCGACGAACAGGGGTCAATTCATTTGGTCGGTCGCGAGAGTGATGTGATCAACGTGTTTGGAATGAAAGTGATCCCCAGCGAAGTCGAAAAAGTGATCTCGGAATTTCCGGGTATCTCCGATGTGAAGGTTTACGCGGGCAAGCATCGCTCGGGTTCGGAGATCGTCAAAGCGGCAGTGGCTGGAGTCGACGCGGAGGATGTCGAGTCGCTGAAGAAACATTGCGAAACGCAACTCGCACCCTACAAAGTTCCCGGACGAATCATTTGCCTTGAATCGCTGCCACGCACCGGGCTAGGGAAAATTATCAAGGCAGAACTGCCGTAG
- a CDS encoding BMC domain-containing protein, translating to MAKINEALGMIETKGFITMMEATDAMLKSANVTFLGWDKVGSGLVTAFVTGDVAAVKAATDAGAAAGGRVGEVVAVQVIPRPHDDLGKILKVGG from the coding sequence ATGGCAAAGATTAACGAAGCGCTCGGTATGATCGAGACGAAGGGTTTTATCACCATGATGGAAGCGACCGACGCGATGTTGAAATCCGCCAACGTCACTTTCCTCGGTTGGGACAAAGTCGGCAGCGGCTTGGTTACCGCGTTTGTCACCGGCGATGTTGCCGCAGTGAAAGCCGCAACCGATGCGGGTGCCGCAGCGGGTGGTCGCGTGGGTGAAGTGGTTGCCGTTCAGGTGATCCCACGTCCACACGACGACTTGGGCAAGATCCTCAAGGTGGGTGGCTGA
- a CDS encoding FG-GAP repeat domain-containing protein codes for MRSATLALLLCSVGLSTLQAQTTYKKLHLTDKFHCEGAYYGDFNRDGKQDIVSGPYWYAGPDFQTRHEIRTPEAFDPHGYSDNFLTYTGDFNGDGWDDVLYVPWPGKDAVWHENPAGKQGHWKSHAALKNVGNESQGWGDVDGDGRPDLIYNIDGFLGYGTWDPKQPEKPWVFHPVSEQRGYQKYTHGAGLGDLDGDGLTDIIEAAGWWQQPKTPEAGKPWIWHPFEFAQAAAHMLVYDVDGDGHNDLITSWHCHMYGLVWYQQVRNEAGEISFKQHVILPSKPDTSTADLRISQMHALQLIDMNGDGLKDILTGKRFWAHGPNGDAEPNAPAVVYWFELKRDAKGSVQFVPHQVDDDSGVGTQVAATDLNGDELPDVIVGNKKGTYVFLSE; via the coding sequence ATGCGATCCGCGACCTTGGCGTTGCTGCTGTGCAGCGTTGGCCTTTCTACTTTGCAAGCCCAAACGACCTACAAGAAGTTGCACCTGACCGACAAATTCCATTGCGAGGGGGCTTACTACGGCGACTTCAACCGCGATGGAAAACAAGACATCGTCTCGGGGCCCTACTGGTACGCAGGCCCCGATTTTCAAACGCGACACGAAATCCGCACACCCGAAGCGTTTGACCCCCACGGCTATTCGGACAACTTTCTAACCTACACCGGCGACTTCAATGGCGACGGCTGGGACGACGTGTTGTACGTCCCGTGGCCGGGCAAAGATGCGGTTTGGCATGAAAACCCCGCTGGCAAACAGGGGCATTGGAAATCGCACGCGGCATTGAAAAATGTCGGCAACGAATCACAAGGGTGGGGTGACGTCGATGGCGATGGACGGCCCGATCTAATTTACAACATCGACGGTTTTCTAGGCTATGGAACGTGGGATCCCAAACAACCCGAGAAGCCTTGGGTTTTCCATCCGGTCAGCGAACAACGCGGTTACCAAAAATACACCCATGGCGCGGGGCTAGGCGACCTCGATGGCGATGGACTGACCGACATTATCGAAGCCGCCGGCTGGTGGCAACAACCCAAAACACCCGAAGCGGGAAAGCCTTGGATTTGGCATCCGTTTGAATTTGCCCAAGCCGCAGCGCACATGTTGGTCTACGACGTTGATGGCGATGGCCACAACGACTTGATTACGTCGTGGCATTGCCACATGTATGGTTTGGTTTGGTATCAACAGGTCCGCAATGAAGCGGGCGAGATCAGCTTCAAGCAGCATGTCATCCTTCCCAGCAAACCAGACACCTCAACGGCAGATCTCCGAATCAGCCAAATGCACGCGCTCCAATTGATCGACATGAACGGCGATGGATTGAAGGATATTTTGACCGGCAAACGCTTCTGGGCACATGGCCCCAATGGTGATGCCGAACCGAATGCTCCCGCCGTCGTCTATTGGTTCGAATTGAAACGTGACGCCAAGGGAAGCGTTCAATTTGTGCCGCACCAAGTCGACGACGACTCAGGAGTGGGCACGCAAGTCGCGGCTACCGACCTCAATGGCGACGAACTGCCCGATGTGATCGTTGGCAACAAAAAGGGAACCTACGTGTTTCTCAGCGAATAG
- a CDS encoding acetate/propionate family kinase, producing the protein MKVLVANLGSTSFKYQLIEMSDETTLARGAVDRIGSPESSCTVEIGDWKDQRTMSVPHHGVAVEACLAQLTDPQHGCIKSADEVDAIGFKAVHGGRFSGVYRIDEEVLAAMEEMRDVAPAHNPPYVAAMRQLASSGGNIPLIAAFETDFHQTTPDAQRYYAIPKQWSDDFHIRRFGFHGNSHRYIAMRTAELIPGASRVISCHLGGSSSLCAIRDGKSIGTTMGMSPQTGLPQNNRVGDFDPFAIPLIMEKTGLSLTEVLNKLANEGGLLGLSGKSGDMRDLEAGAAEGDADCQLALDVYVSEVRRMMGGLLVLLGGADAIVFTGGIGEKGAEIRAKVCEGLEDLGIAIDRVKNGVAEGEMAVHSETSRTQIWRIPTNEELVVARKCVELLGK; encoded by the coding sequence ATGAAGGTTTTAGTCGCAAATCTCGGATCTACGAGTTTCAAGTATCAGTTGATCGAAATGTCCGATGAAACCACGCTCGCTCGCGGCGCGGTCGATCGGATCGGTTCGCCCGAATCGTCCTGCACGGTCGAAATCGGCGACTGGAAAGATCAACGCACGATGTCGGTTCCGCATCACGGAGTCGCTGTCGAAGCGTGCTTGGCACAGTTGACCGATCCGCAACACGGCTGCATCAAATCGGCCGATGAAGTGGATGCGATTGGGTTCAAAGCGGTACATGGTGGACGGTTCAGCGGCGTCTATCGGATCGACGAAGAAGTATTGGCAGCGATGGAAGAGATGCGGGACGTCGCTCCGGCGCACAACCCGCCTTACGTTGCCGCCATGCGACAACTGGCTTCGTCCGGCGGAAACATTCCGTTGATCGCGGCCTTTGAAACCGATTTCCACCAAACGACTCCCGACGCCCAGCGTTATTACGCGATCCCAAAACAATGGTCGGATGATTTCCACATCCGTCGCTTTGGGTTCCACGGCAACAGTCATCGATACATCGCCATGCGAACGGCGGAATTGATTCCTGGTGCCAGCCGCGTGATCTCGTGTCACTTGGGTGGCAGTAGCAGTTTGTGTGCAATCCGCGATGGCAAGAGCATCGGGACCACGATGGGCATGAGCCCGCAGACCGGTTTACCGCAGAACAACCGCGTCGGCGATTTCGACCCATTTGCGATCCCCTTGATCATGGAAAAGACCGGGCTGTCGCTGACCGAAGTCCTGAACAAGCTGGCCAACGAAGGCGGCCTGTTGGGATTGAGCGGCAAGAGTGGCGATATGCGTGATCTGGAAGCGGGTGCCGCCGAAGGAGATGCCGATTGCCAATTGGCGTTGGATGTTTACGTTTCGGAAGTTCGCCGCATGATGGGCGGGCTGTTGGTTCTGTTAGGCGGAGCCGACGCGATCGTCTTCACCGGCGGAATTGGAGAGAAGGGAGCGGAGATCCGCGCCAAAGTTTGTGAAGGTTTGGAAGACCTGGGGATTGCCATCGACCGCGTCAAAAACGGCGTCGCCGAAGGTGAAATGGCAGTCCACAGCGAAACCAGCCGCACGCAGATCTGGAGAATCCCAACCAACGAAGAACTGGTGGTCGCTCGCAAGTGTGTCGAATTGCTAGGCAAATAA
- the pduL gene encoding phosphate propanoyltransferase, with protein MTQSLDNAQIEALVRRAVRAIVNNDLSSAAQPPGWVDGKPNLRVSISARHVHLSDEHVETLFGPGATLTPMKGLYQDGFFAAEQTVMIVGPKKRMLPSVRVLGPTRPFSQVELAFTDSISLGLDIPIRHSGDIDGTPGCVMVGPAGTIQLDKGVIRAARHVHMNQSDAQFYGVKKGDFMDLKITSPQCTITMSDVLVRADETSKLEVHIDTDEGNACNLDSATKIELIPSGGGCGCKAH; from the coding sequence ATGACACAATCCTTAGACAACGCACAGATCGAAGCCTTGGTTCGCCGCGCCGTTCGCGCGATCGTCAACAACGATTTGTCTTCGGCCGCTCAACCTCCGGGTTGGGTCGATGGCAAACCGAACCTCCGCGTTAGCATCTCCGCACGGCACGTCCATCTGTCGGATGAACACGTCGAAACGCTGTTTGGTCCCGGCGCAACGCTGACGCCAATGAAAGGCTTGTACCAAGACGGCTTCTTCGCCGCCGAACAGACAGTAATGATCGTCGGTCCGAAGAAACGGATGCTGCCAAGCGTCCGCGTTCTGGGCCCCACGCGTCCGTTCAGCCAAGTCGAACTGGCGTTCACCGATTCGATCTCGCTGGGGCTGGACATTCCGATCCGCCACAGCGGCGACATCGACGGGACTCCCGGCTGCGTAATGGTCGGTCCCGCCGGCACGATCCAGCTGGACAAAGGCGTGATCCGCGCAGCCCGCCACGTCCATATGAATCAAAGCGACGCCCAGTTCTACGGCGTCAAAAAGGGTGACTTCATGGATCTGAAGATCACCAGCCCACAGTGCACGATCACGATGAGCGACGTGTTGGTTCGCGCCGATGAGACCAGCAAGCTGGAAGTTCACATCGACACCGATGAAGGAAACGCTTGCAATCTCGACAGCGCCACCAAGATCGAATTGATCCCCAGCGGCGGCGGATGCGGCTGCAAGGCTCACTAA
- a CDS encoding BMC domain-containing protein has protein sequence MNQALGLVETKGLLALIEATDAMAKAANVEITKRIDIGGAFCTTVVTGDVGSVRAAVEAGAAAAAQVGELVGSHVIARPSEGLVEAFINK, from the coding sequence ATGAATCAAGCACTTGGCCTTGTTGAAACAAAGGGTTTGTTGGCCCTGATCGAAGCTACCGACGCGATGGCCAAAGCGGCAAACGTCGAAATCACCAAACGCATCGACATCGGTGGTGCGTTCTGCACGACCGTCGTCACCGGCGATGTCGGCAGCGTTCGCGCAGCCGTCGAAGCGGGTGCTGCCGCGGCAGCTCAAGTCGGCGAATTGGTCGGCAGCCACGTGATCGCTCGTCCCAGCGAAGGCTTGGTCGAAGCGTTCATCAACAAGTAG
- a CDS encoding DeoR/GlpR family DNA-binding transcription regulator has translation MSNGSPTEARRENLRRQIQSTGFASLLELAAELQVSESTIRRDLDHLEELGEARRTHGGVFWTGSPTNMRLFEGRRDNRWEQKRAIAQAASELICDSDTILLDGGSTTYELARLLVGRPLQVVTNSLPVANLFASSDKSDLVLVGGYVHNRTGVTLGPFANTMLESLNVRHAVISIAGADERGYYNSNMLLVGTEKEMLRSADETIIVADSTKFGHASLSRTCQLGDVATIVTDDELSPQWQQRLTDAGVQLIIAPAIHS, from the coding sequence TTGTCCAACGGCTCTCCCACGGAAGCACGGCGTGAAAATCTGCGACGGCAGATTCAATCGACCGGATTTGCGTCGCTGTTGGAATTGGCGGCGGAACTGCAAGTCAGCGAATCGACGATTCGTCGCGACTTGGACCATTTGGAGGAGCTTGGCGAGGCGAGACGAACTCACGGCGGCGTGTTTTGGACCGGGTCACCGACCAACATGCGACTGTTCGAAGGTCGGCGTGATAACCGTTGGGAACAGAAGCGAGCGATTGCCCAGGCCGCTAGCGAATTGATCTGCGATAGCGACACGATCCTCCTCGACGGTGGCAGCACGACCTACGAACTAGCTCGTCTGTTGGTCGGCCGACCACTACAAGTCGTGACGAATTCGCTGCCCGTTGCGAACCTGTTTGCCAGTAGCGACAAGTCGGACTTGGTCCTCGTCGGCGGTTACGTTCACAACCGCACCGGCGTCACGTTGGGGCCGTTCGCAAATACGATGTTAGAAAGTTTGAATGTCCGCCACGCGGTGATTAGTATCGCCGGGGCGGATGAGCGAGGTTACTACAACAGCAACATGCTTCTTGTCGGAACAGAGAAGGAGATGTTGCGCAGCGCCGACGAAACGATCATCGTCGCCGACAGCACCAAGTTTGGCCACGCGAGTCTTTCGCGAACCTGCCAATTGGGCGATGTCGCGACGATCGTGACCGACGACGAACTATCGCCCCAGTGGCAACAACGACTGACCGACGCCGGCGTCCAACTGATCATCGCCCCGGCGATCCACTCATAG